A genome region from Streptomyces sp. NBC_01296 includes the following:
- a CDS encoding DUF4153 domain-containing protein has protein sequence MSENTDGVADAAAGDAVGGTAADPAQPAPATAGPPAAAGPPADSAAGSGTAAVPEPTPAQPAAPSAAGSAAGSPGHGPAAGVAPAGWDPKAWRTYQVRRQRAESGAWSIAPLAWAEAARPGLAGPVPTAVLVCAVVAGIASALFLGDGLGPGLLLAVVPAIAAAYVAARTARRTARPWTLVWAVGCVALLAVPALRDAGWPSTLALLAAVLLGALALHGSRTWPGVLLSPLGFVDATVLGIRWAWSGLRSRGSGVDRSRWLPVAKAALVAVVLLVLFGALFASADAAFADLLSGLTPDVSVGDSPVRFLLFLLGALLALAAARAAAAPSRWDRIRVAPGKPRSRVEWALPLVVLNLLFAGFNAVQLAVLFGGYDKVLESTGLTYAEYARQGFWQLLWATLLTLAVIALALRWAPRAGAGDRGFVRVVLGTLCALTLVVVASALRRMDLYVDAYGLTRLRVSVAAMELWLGLVIVLIMAAGVFGASRLPRLVAGSAAAAVLVFGLLSPDGMVAEKNVARYQQDGKIDLAYFQSLSADAVPALDRLPEPRRSCALRGINNELSRGGRVPWYAMSLGEYRARQILRERPVKASYEVCSSLGTFHSRTIG, from the coding sequence ATGTCAGAGAACACCGACGGGGTGGCCGACGCCGCGGCCGGGGACGCGGTCGGGGGCACGGCTGCCGATCCGGCGCAGCCGGCTCCGGCAACAGCGGGGCCGCCCGCAGCCGCCGGTCCGCCCGCAGACTCGGCGGCAGGGTCCGGCACGGCAGCTGTCCCGGAGCCGACCCCGGCACAGCCCGCGGCGCCTTCGGCGGCAGGGTCTGCCGCCGGATCTCCGGGCCACGGGCCGGCCGCCGGCGTGGCGCCGGCGGGGTGGGATCCCAAGGCGTGGCGGACCTATCAAGTGCGCCGGCAGCGGGCCGAGTCCGGGGCGTGGTCCATCGCGCCGCTCGCCTGGGCCGAAGCCGCGCGGCCGGGACTGGCCGGGCCCGTGCCCACCGCCGTGCTGGTCTGCGCCGTCGTCGCCGGCATCGCCTCGGCCCTCTTCCTCGGCGACGGTCTGGGCCCCGGCCTGCTGCTCGCCGTCGTGCCCGCCATCGCCGCCGCGTACGTCGCCGCCCGTACGGCCCGGCGTACAGCCCGCCCCTGGACCCTGGTCTGGGCGGTCGGCTGCGTGGCCCTCCTCGCCGTACCCGCGCTGCGCGACGCCGGCTGGCCGTCCACCCTCGCGCTGCTCGCCGCCGTCCTGCTCGGCGCACTGGCCCTGCACGGCAGCCGCACCTGGCCCGGCGTCCTGCTCAGCCCGCTCGGCTTCGTCGACGCCACCGTGCTCGGGATCCGCTGGGCCTGGAGCGGGCTGCGCTCGCGCGGCAGCGGGGTCGACCGCAGCCGCTGGCTGCCCGTGGCCAAGGCAGCGCTGGTGGCCGTGGTCCTGCTGGTGCTCTTCGGCGCCCTCTTCGCCTCCGCCGACGCCGCCTTCGCGGACCTGCTGAGCGGGCTGACCCCCGACGTCTCCGTCGGCGACAGCCCGGTGCGCTTCCTGCTGTTCCTGCTCGGAGCCCTTCTCGCACTCGCCGCCGCCCGCGCCGCCGCGGCGCCCTCGCGCTGGGACCGGATCCGGGTGGCGCCCGGAAAGCCGCGCTCCCGCGTCGAATGGGCGCTTCCGCTCGTCGTGCTCAACCTGCTCTTCGCCGGCTTCAACGCCGTCCAGCTGGCCGTCCTGTTCGGCGGGTACGACAAGGTCTTGGAGAGCACCGGGCTCACCTACGCCGAGTACGCCCGCCAGGGCTTCTGGCAGCTGCTCTGGGCCACCCTGCTCACCCTCGCCGTGATCGCCCTCGCCCTGCGCTGGGCCCCGCGCGCCGGAGCCGGCGACCGGGGCTTCGTCCGCGTGGTCCTGGGCACGCTGTGTGCGCTGACCCTGGTCGTGGTCGCTTCCGCGCTGCGCCGGATGGACCTGTACGTGGACGCGTACGGACTGACCCGGCTGCGCGTGTCGGTGGCCGCGATGGAGCTCTGGCTCGGGCTGGTCATCGTACTGATTATGGCTGCCGGGGTGTTCGGCGCGAGCCGGCTGCCACGCCTGGTCGCGGGGAGCGCGGCCGCCGCCGTCCTGGTATTCGGGCTGCTGTCCCCGGACGGGATGGTCGCCGAGAAGAACGTGGCCCGCTACCAGCAGGACGGCAAGATCGACCTGGCCTACTTCCAGTCCCTGTCGGCGGATGCGGTGCCCGCCCTGGACCGGCTGCCCGAACCCCGCCGCTCCTGCGCGCTGCGGGGTATCAACAACGAGCTGTCGAGGGGCGGTCGGGTGCCCTGGTACGCGATGAGCCTCGGTGAGTACCGGGCCCGGCAGATCCTTCGCGAGCGCCCGGTGAAGGCCTCGTACGAGGTCTGCTCGAGCCTGGGCACCTTCCACAGCCGCACCATCGGCTAG